One region of Quercus lobata isolate SW786 chromosome 2, ValleyOak3.0 Primary Assembly, whole genome shotgun sequence genomic DNA includes:
- the LOC115975265 gene encoding F-box protein SKIP8 — MEIASSFTTVLSSQPFFVPTIVTALCLLLTLFAFTTVRSISSKASKSDVDGCDFAASANKKGGGGGGGCDCVCKCTSPEMVEKVNSAAVIAAERQTGASMMEQLVPEITTHALSYLDYPSLCRLSMTNSLMRKAANDDNAWKALYHKDFTWEQDSVTPANGWKAYYAATRAIVNINTEFFNIIRERSLPAMSRFWLNADFVKCVHASGELFSGYNAVIQSWQLAFTWEQGVNFQVRDVRARVMSEMAWVSMKTFVDMDSGPFNVTNTFEFHNGRWYMVHHHSSVMTIDGDVEQQLVHA; from the exons ATGGAGATTGCCTCTAGTTTCACTACGGTCCTCTCGTCTCAACCGTTCTTTGTGCCCACAATAGTCACTGCTCTCTGTTTGCTACTCACTCTCTTCGCCTTCACCACCGTCCGATCGATTTCTTCCAAAGCTTCTAAATCCGACGTGGACGGCTGCGATTTCGCCGCGTCGGCGAACAAGAAGGGCGGCGGAGGTGGTGGGGGTTGTGATTGCGTTTGCAAGTGCACTTCGCCGGAGATGGTGGAGAAGGTGAATTCCGCGGCGGTTATTGCGGCGGAGAGACAGACCGGCGCGTCGATGATGGAGCAACTCGTGCCGGAGATTACCACCCACGCGCTCAGTTACTTGGACTATCCCAGCCTCTGCCGCCTCTCGATGACGAATTCGCTTATGCGAAAAGCCGCCAATGACGACAACGCTTGGAAAGCACTTTATCACAAG GACTTCACATGGGAACAGGATAGTGTGACACCAGCCAATGGGTGGAAGGCTTACTATGCTGCTACAAGAGCCATTGTGAATATTAATACTGAATTCTTCAACATCATTAGAGAAAGGTCTCTTCCAGCAATGAGTCGTTTTTGGCTAAATGCAGATTTTGTGAAGTGTGTTCATGCATCAGGAGAACTCTTTTCAGG GTATAATGCTGTAATACAGAGTTGGCAGCTTGCATTTACTTGGGAGCAAGGTGTCAACTTTCAAGTTCGAGATGTACGGGCTCGGGTTATGTCAGAAATGGCTTGGGTTTCCATGAAAACCTTCGTTGACATGGATTCCGGGCCATTCAATGTAACTAATACCTTTGAGTTCCATAACGGACGGTGGTATATGGTGCATCATCACAGCTCCGTGATGACCATTGATGGAGACGTGGAGCAACAGCTTGTGCATGCATAA
- the LOC115975266 gene encoding SUN domain-containing protein 5 has protein sequence MKKPQDGSFINAKCHQNINNDDNNENNENRSKCSRNNSNNSKTRRSFCELSLSSLVFSLWCLVFLFYFKLGLGHGNGNGGNSPPDNRSTLCPIVSNDRLGDHAYSYITNGSNTRTNGMLLQFNMSTHGNNSNVLQRFENSNCSLPETIRLEEVLLKVLGYAASVCKVQAQKEGEIIQVEQLSSGRTHNSSYLNFDEFRNITKQGKGKAMPSQLVNITHRLEPDGTEYNYASAFKGAKVVTQNKEAKGASNILGKDHDKYLRNPCSVAEKFVVIELSEETLVDSVKIANFEHYSSNFKEFGLSGSLSYPTETWSPLGTFLAANVKHAQCFKLPEPKWVRYLKLNLLSHYGSEFYCTLSCLEVYGVDAIERMLEDLIVTSAEPVPSELPVPNSTELPSIKPDVGPVDSKRDSEVQNETETAGAGTESSNDAQKLNVVTTNPSVILNGIPDPVMEVRPQPNGRIPGDTVLKILMQKVRSLELNLSVLEEYVKESSRRQGDILPEIDKDLLRILSLMEKTKREIKDLLRWKENMEKGITDLQSWKALVSSQVNALVRENNILRFDVENVVKNQTSLESRELAVLAVSLLFVCFAILKLASAQIFNFFGACQSDQVCETSRGWVLILISSSMTILITLVYN, from the exons ATGAAGAAACCGCAGGATGGGTCCTTCATAAATGCCAAATGCCACCAAAACATCAATAACGATGACAACAATGAAAACAACGAAAACAGAAGCAAGTGTAGCAgaaacaacagcaacaacagcaAGACTAGAAGGAGCTTCTGTGAGCTTTCCTTGTCTTCTTTGGTGTTCTCTCTTTGGTGCCTTGTCTTCTTGTTTTACTTTAAACTTGGCCTTGGCCATGGCAATGGCAATGGAG GGAATTCACCTCCTGATAACAGGAGCACACTCTGTCCTATTGTTAGCAATGATAGGCTTGGTGACCATGCATACTCATATATCACAAATGGAAGCAACACTCGCACAAATGGAATGTTGTTACAATTTAATATGTCAACTCATGGTAACAATTCCAATGTTCTTCAAAGATTTGAAAATTCCAACTGTTCACTCCCAGAGACAATAAGACTGGAAGAAGTACTTTTGAAAGTTTTAGGTTATGCCGCATCAGTGTGTAAAGTACAAGcacaaaaagaaggagaaatAATTCAAGTAGAACAACTTTCAAGTGGGAGAACTCATAATTCTAGCTATCTCAATTTTGATGAGTTCCGAAACATAACAAAGCAAGGAAAAGGTAAAGCCATGCCTAGTCAGCTTGTTAACATCACCCACCGGCTTGAACCTGATGGAACTGAGTACAACTATGCCTCTGCATTTAAGGGTGCAAAGGTAGTGACTCAAAACAAAGAAGCAAAAGGAGCTAGTAACATTTTGGGGAAGGATCATGACAAGTACCTGAGGAATCCTTGTTCAGTGGCAGAGAAGTTTGTGGTAATTGAGCTTTCAGAAGAGACTCTGGTTGATTCTGTCAAAATTGCAAACTTTGAACACTATTCTTCTAATTTCAAGGAGTTTGGTTTGTCTGGCAGTTTAAGCTATCCAACTGAAACATGGTCCCCTTTGGGAACTTTCCTTGCTGCTAATGTGAAGCATGCACAATGCTTTAAGCTTCCTGAACCTAAATGGGTGCGGtacttgaaattaaatttacTTAGTCATTATGGTTCAGAGTTTTACTGCACACTAAGTTGTCTAGAGGTGTATGGTGTTGATGCAATTGAGCGGATGCTTGAAGATCTCATTGTGACTTCTGCGGAACCTGTTCCCAGCGAATTGCCAGTGCCTAATTCAACTGAATTGCCTTCTATAAAACCAGATGTTGGTCCAGTTGACAGCAAAAGAGATAGTGAAGTTCAAAATGAAACTGAGACTGCTGGTGCAGGGACAGAGAGTAGCAATGATGCACAAAAACTCAATGTTGTTACAACAAATCCTTCGGTGATTTTGAATGGTATTCCTGATCCTGTAATGGAGGTTAGACCACAGCCAAATGGGAGGATACCTGGCGACACTGTTCTGAAGATTTTGATGCAGAAGGTGAGGTCGCTTGAATTGAATTTATCTGTGCTGGAGGAATATGTCAAAGAATCGAGTCGAAGACAAGGAGATATTCTGCCAGAGATTGACAAGGATCTATTGAGAATATTATCTCTTATGGAAAAAACCAAAAGAGAGATTAAAGATCTCTTAAGGTGGAAGGAGAACATG GAAAAAGGAATAACTGACCTTCAGTCATGGAAAGCTCTTGTCTCATCTCAAGTGAATGCATTGGTCagagaaaataacattttaag GTTTGATgttgaaaatgttgtaaaaaatcaaacaagttTGGAAAGTAGGGAGCTTGCTGTGCTGGCAGTGAGTCTATTATTTGTGTGCTTTGCAATTCTCAAGCTAGCATCAGcacaaattttcaacttttttggaGCTTGTCAGTCCGATCAAGTTTGTGAGACAAGTCGAGGTTGGGTTTTGATACTTATTAGCAGTAGTATGACCATATTGATTACCTTGGTCTATAACTAG